From the genome of Sphingobacterium kitahiroshimense, one region includes:
- a CDS encoding gliding motility protein RemB — MKEKVSLKFLAFAGVLALGMLNQNELSAQIKNQPYSYQLSQKMNDVLYSPHTRLHTSSKPFLFTDELLAKFDSIKTNQPVASDNWFMRKIFNEHLIEVEKDDYTFYADLLPDMIIGKDMMGDKRRTWMNSRGFQAGVTVGDKFTFYTSATENQAVFPEYLSDYIDDRKVIPGEGNTKHQSNNKKDWMNATASLTYDFSKHFQATVAYDKNFIGDGYRSLLLSDFSSNYTHLKFTGTIGNVQYTSVWAYMNDPTNKRSNALGETERYGDGKKWGVFQYVDYNATNRFSIGFFQAITWANRDAAGTRGFDFTYINPVMFLRPVESNNSTSPDKMFLGLNTKYKVLKNITAYGQFLLGEFTAKEFFAGKGYVHNKWGAQFGVRGYDIFDVKNLNFLVEYNTARPYTYAHFDSGSNYSNNAEPLAHPLGANFREVVGIANYAWKRFDFSAQLNYNEKGLDLEDGSNMGGDIFQSYRTFANMYGNHIGQGIKSQVVYADAKAAYVLNPKYNLRFELGYSQRYQKIQYETPLTHKSGVFSIGLRSSFRSLYSDF, encoded by the coding sequence ATGAAAGAAAAAGTGTCATTAAAATTTTTAGCATTTGCTGGAGTGCTTGCACTTGGTATGCTAAATCAGAACGAATTAAGCGCACAAATTAAAAATCAACCCTATTCCTATCAACTTTCTCAAAAAATGAACGATGTACTGTATTCGCCACATACGCGTTTACATACATCATCTAAACCATTTCTATTTACCGATGAATTATTGGCGAAGTTTGATTCTATAAAAACGAATCAGCCGGTAGCTTCGGATAATTGGTTTATGCGTAAGATATTTAATGAACATCTTATTGAGGTAGAGAAAGATGATTATACTTTTTATGCTGATTTATTGCCCGATATGATAATTGGGAAGGATATGATGGGCGATAAACGCCGTACTTGGATGAACTCTAGAGGTTTTCAAGCGGGAGTCACAGTGGGAGATAAATTTACATTTTACACCAGTGCAACGGAAAATCAGGCCGTTTTTCCAGAATATTTGTCGGATTATATCGATGATAGAAAAGTTATACCAGGAGAGGGGAATACAAAACATCAGTCTAATAATAAGAAAGACTGGATGAATGCAACTGCTAGTTTAACTTATGATTTTAGTAAGCATTTTCAGGCTACTGTAGCTTATGATAAGAATTTTATCGGTGATGGATACCGTTCGCTTTTATTGTCGGATTTTTCTTCTAATTATACACATTTAAAATTTACAGGTACGATTGGTAATGTTCAGTATACTTCAGTCTGGGCGTATATGAATGATCCAACCAATAAACGTTCTAATGCCTTAGGTGAGACTGAGCGATATGGTGACGGTAAGAAGTGGGGTGTTTTTCAGTATGTGGATTACAATGCTACGAATAGATTTTCGATTGGATTTTTCCAGGCCATCACCTGGGCAAATCGTGATGCCGCAGGTACTCGAGGTTTTGACTTTACTTATATTAACCCTGTAATGTTTTTACGTCCGGTCGAATCTAATAATTCAACATCTCCGGATAAGATGTTTTTAGGTTTGAATACAAAGTATAAAGTTCTTAAGAACATAACAGCTTATGGCCAGTTCCTATTAGGTGAATTTACGGCAAAGGAGTTTTTTGCGGGTAAAGGTTATGTGCATAATAAATGGGGAGCTCAGTTTGGTGTACGGGGATATGACATATTTGATGTAAAAAACTTAAACTTTTTAGTTGAATACAACACAGCCAGACCTTATACCTATGCCCACTTTGATTCTGGTTCAAACTACAGTAATAATGCTGAGCCATTGGCGCATCCTTTGGGAGCTAATTTTAGAGAGGTTGTTGGTATTGCTAACTATGCATGGAAAAGATTTGATTTTTCTGCGCAGCTGAATTATAATGAAAAGGGGTTAGATCTTGAGGATGGTTCAAATATGGGAGGTGATATTTTTCAGTCTTACCGTACTTTTGCTAACATGTATGGTAATCATATTGGGCAAGGGATAAAAAGTCAAGTCGTTTATGCAGATGCTAAAGCTGCTTATGTTCTGAATCCTAAGTATAATCTTAGATTCGAATTAGGTTATTCGCAACGTTATCAAAAGATACAATATGAGACCCCGCTAACGCATAAATCGGGTGTATTTAGTATTGGTCTTCGTTCAAGTTTTAGATCATTATATAGTGATTTTTAG
- a CDS encoding VOC family protein has product MKNAVVYFEIQATDPKNLASFYQQLFGWTFIKEENLPIEYYRIETAGIMGGLLKRPAEVPPSNCGTNAFTCSMEVDDFDQTSANILHNGGKIALHKFAVIGKCYQGYFTDPDNNIFGIFEVDINAH; this is encoded by the coding sequence ATGAAAAATGCAGTTGTATACTTTGAGATTCAAGCAACTGATCCTAAAAACCTTGCTTCATTCTATCAACAACTTTTTGGTTGGACATTTATTAAAGAAGAAAACCTTCCAATTGAATACTATCGAATAGAAACAGCAGGTATAATGGGTGGATTATTAAAACGTCCAGCAGAAGTTCCTCCGTCAAATTGTGGTACTAATGCATTTACATGTTCAATGGAAGTTGACGATTTTGATCAGACATCAGCAAACATTTTACATAATGGCGGAAAGATTGCCTTACATAAGTTTGCAGTAATAGGAAAATGTTATCAAGGATATTTTACTGATCCGGACAACAATATCTTTGGGATATTTGAAGTGGACATCAACGCTCATTAA
- a CDS encoding glycoside hydrolase family 125 protein has translation MKRRTFIQNSAVLGAGLFASKVSFASNQTSFPTVRIPADKRLFSSKAIENAIVTFGKATSNKELAWLFGNCLPNTLDTTVFPYVENNRNYTYVITGDIDAMWLRDSSAQVWPYLAFMKDDKSLKNLISGLIHKQSKCINIDPYANAFYNDPTKKGEWFSDHTDMKPGIHERKWEIDSLCYPIRLAYHYWKETNDAGPFNEEWEAAQEKIYQTFIEQQRKENLGPYKFMRTTPRGSDTLQVDGYGYPVKPVGLICSSFRPSDDSTVFSFLIPSNLFAVVSLRQSAEILRKVKNNNTLATKMEALANEVEAAVQKHGIIDHPQFGKVYAFEVDGFGSFLMMDDANVPSLLSLPYLDAVKVEDPVYQRTRQYILSENNPFFFKGTAGEGIGGPHIGRDFIWPMSIMMRAFTSNNDKEVIECVKMLIATHGDTGFMHESFHKDDPKNFTRKWFAWQNTLFGELIWKIYKEKPSLLKQI, from the coding sequence ATGAAACGCAGAACATTCATTCAAAATTCAGCCGTATTGGGTGCTGGATTATTTGCAAGCAAAGTATCTTTTGCTTCGAATCAGACTTCATTCCCAACAGTGCGTATTCCTGCAGATAAACGTCTATTTTCAAGTAAAGCTATTGAAAATGCAATTGTAACATTTGGTAAAGCAACAAGTAATAAAGAATTGGCTTGGTTATTTGGCAACTGTCTTCCAAATACCTTAGACACAACAGTATTCCCATATGTTGAAAATAATCGCAATTATACCTATGTAATTACGGGTGATATTGATGCGATGTGGTTAAGAGATAGTAGCGCTCAGGTATGGCCATACCTCGCATTTATGAAAGATGATAAAAGTTTGAAAAATCTGATTTCTGGATTAATACATAAACAGAGTAAATGCATCAACATAGATCCTTATGCTAATGCATTCTACAATGATCCTACAAAAAAAGGTGAATGGTTCAGTGACCATACAGACATGAAACCAGGGATTCACGAACGTAAATGGGAAATCGATTCGCTATGTTACCCCATCAGACTCGCCTATCACTACTGGAAAGAAACAAATGATGCAGGCCCTTTTAATGAAGAATGGGAAGCTGCACAGGAAAAAATCTATCAGACATTTATTGAGCAACAACGTAAAGAAAATCTAGGTCCATATAAATTTATGCGTACCACGCCAAGAGGATCAGACACCCTGCAGGTTGATGGTTATGGATATCCCGTTAAACCTGTTGGTTTGATTTGCTCCAGCTTTAGACCTTCAGATGATTCAACTGTTTTTTCTTTCTTGATTCCTTCTAATCTTTTTGCAGTAGTCAGCCTTAGACAATCTGCAGAAATCTTAAGAAAAGTCAAAAATAACAATACTTTAGCCACTAAAATGGAAGCACTAGCCAATGAAGTGGAAGCAGCTGTTCAAAAACATGGAATAATAGATCACCCACAATTTGGAAAAGTATATGCTTTTGAAGTTGATGGCTTCGGCTCATTCTTAATGATGGATGATGCAAACGTTCCAAGTTTACTTTCATTACCATATTTGGATGCTGTAAAAGTAGAAGACCCCGTATATCAACGTACACGTCAATATATCCTATCAGAAAACAATCCGTTTTTCTTTAAAGGTACTGCTGGAGAAGGTATCGGTGGACCACATATTGGTCGCGATTTCATTTGGCCAATGTCTATCATGATGCGTGCCTTTACATCAAATAATGATAAAGAGGTAATCGAATGTGTTAAAATGTTGATTGCTACACATGGAGATACAGGTTTTATGCACGAATCCTTTCATAAAGACGATCCAAAAAACTTTACCAGAAAATGGTTTGCATGGCAAAATACTTTATTTGGAGAATTAATATGGAAAATTTATAAAGAAAAACCATCTTTGCTTAAACAAATATAG
- the murI gene encoding glutamate racemase: protein MEQEKKQIGPIGIFDSGYGGLSVFKEIKKQLPQYDYIYLGDNARIPYGTRSFETVYEFTKQCVFKLFDLGCNLVILACNTASAKALRSIQQNDLPPGKKVLGVIRPTTEIVKEFTKTNQVGILATTGTVKSESYKIEINKFYPEIKVFQHDCPFWVPLVENNEINTEGAKYFVEKDIEKLLKQSPDIDTIILACTHYPLLLPVIKQFVPSHINIISQGPLVAKSLEKYLDLHHDIEYKSSKNGSMQFYTTDDPLDFESKAEIFFGQKIKATHIKVT, encoded by the coding sequence ATGGAGCAAGAAAAAAAACAAATTGGTCCAATAGGGATATTTGATTCTGGATATGGTGGTTTATCCGTATTTAAAGAGATCAAAAAACAATTGCCTCAATACGATTACATCTACCTAGGCGATAATGCTCGCATTCCTTATGGAACCCGTTCATTCGAAACCGTCTATGAATTTACAAAACAATGTGTATTTAAGTTATTTGATTTAGGATGTAATCTTGTTATTCTAGCTTGTAACACAGCCTCTGCCAAAGCATTACGTTCAATCCAACAAAATGACCTTCCTCCTGGAAAAAAAGTACTGGGTGTCATTCGTCCAACAACTGAAATTGTAAAAGAATTCACAAAAACAAATCAGGTGGGCATACTAGCAACAACAGGGACAGTGAAATCGGAATCCTACAAAATTGAAATCAACAAATTTTATCCCGAAATAAAAGTATTTCAACACGATTGTCCTTTTTGGGTACCTTTAGTTGAAAATAATGAAATCAATACAGAAGGAGCAAAATATTTCGTTGAAAAAGATATTGAAAAACTTTTAAAACAATCGCCTGATATTGATACCATCATATTGGCCTGTACACATTATCCCTTATTACTACCCGTAATTAAGCAATTTGTACCCAGCCATATCAATATCATTTCACAGGGACCACTCGTCGCTAAAAGCTTAGAAAAATATTTGGACCTGCACCATGATATTGAATACAAAAGTTCTAAAAATGGAAGCATGCAATTTTATACAACCGATGATCCACTTGATTTTGAATCAAAAGCAGAAATATTTTTCGGTCAAAAAATTAAAGCTACACACATTAAAGTCACATAA
- a CDS encoding VOC family protein: MAILHAYLNFNGNCEEAFKFYQSVFNTESLGIYRFKDMPADPNYPLPADAGDKIMHTAIKINDSVMLMGSDCIEGFGHKATSGTNAYLMLDTKTADEAKDLYAKLTAEAQNIEMPLGEQFWAELYSSFQDKYGISWMIHFEGNKKMQ; encoded by the coding sequence ATGGCTATTTTACATGCTTACTTAAACTTTAACGGTAATTGCGAAGAAGCTTTCAAATTTTACCAATCTGTTTTTAATACAGAATCACTAGGTATATACCGCTTCAAGGATATGCCAGCCGATCCAAATTATCCACTACCTGCTGATGCAGGAGATAAAATAATGCATACAGCAATTAAAATCAATGATTCTGTCATGCTAATGGGATCCGATTGTATCGAAGGTTTCGGCCATAAAGCAACTTCTGGAACAAATGCTTATTTAATGTTGGATACAAAAACAGCTGATGAAGCAAAAGACTTATATGCAAAACTCACTGCAGAAGCACAAAATATCGAAATGCCATTAGGAGAACAATTCTGGGCTGAGCTATATTCATCATTCCAAGATAAATATGGTATTTCGTGGATGATTCATTTTGAAGGGAATAAAAAAATGCAATAA
- the asnB gene encoding asparagine synthase B codes for MCGIIGAFDLKESVTLIRPQVLEMSKRIRHRGPDWSGIYSSDLAILAHERLAIVDPKSGSQPLYSPDGQVVLAVNGEIYNHQELRDSLPNYDFATQSDSEVVLALYLEKGPQFIEDLNGIFGFALYDARNDSFFVARDHMGIIPLYYGTDDKGQFFVASELKSLEGFCTTMDQFPPGHYIYSIESKEPKRWYSRQWESYDAVKDAETDIAKLREALEAAVHRQLMSDVPYGVLLSGGLDSSVIAAVTKKFASKRIESGDEEEAWYPQLHSFAVGLKGAPDLIAAQKAADHIGTIHHEINFTIQEGLDAIRDVIYHLETYDVTTIRASTPMYLLSRVIKSMGIKMVLSGEGSDELFGGYLYFHKAPNAKEFHEETVRKLKKLYLYDCLRANKSLAAWGVEGRVPFLDKEFMDVAMTINPKDKMIKDGKMEKWVLRKAFEDYLPESIAWRQKEQFSDGVGYSWIDTLKEQAESKVSDAVFAGAAERFPINPPKNKEEFLYRTIFESHFPSEAAAKTVPSVKSVACSTPEALLWDASFQNLNDPSGRAVAAVHNDSYVKKEVLAD; via the coding sequence ATGTGTGGTATCATCGGAGCATTTGATTTAAAGGAATCTGTCACATTAATCAGACCTCAAGTTTTAGAAATGTCTAAGCGTATACGTCATCGTGGACCAGATTGGTCAGGTATTTATAGTTCAGATCTGGCTATACTTGCGCATGAGCGACTAGCTATTGTAGATCCAAAATCGGGTAGTCAACCTTTATATAGTCCAGACGGGCAAGTTGTCTTAGCTGTTAATGGCGAAATTTACAATCATCAGGAATTGCGCGATAGTCTGCCAAATTATGATTTTGCTACACAATCTGACTCTGAGGTTGTACTCGCTTTATATTTAGAGAAAGGACCTCAATTTATAGAAGATTTAAACGGAATTTTTGGTTTTGCTCTTTATGACGCTCGCAATGATTCATTTTTTGTCGCTCGTGACCATATGGGTATTATACCTTTATACTATGGTACGGATGATAAGGGACAATTTTTTGTTGCTTCGGAATTGAAGTCCTTAGAAGGATTTTGCACTACTATGGATCAATTTCCTCCGGGACATTATATTTATAGCATTGAAAGTAAAGAGCCTAAGCGTTGGTATTCAAGACAATGGGAATCATATGACGCAGTTAAGGATGCTGAAACAGATATAGCTAAATTGCGTGAAGCTTTAGAAGCTGCTGTTCACCGTCAATTGATGTCTGATGTCCCTTATGGTGTCTTATTATCCGGAGGTTTAGATTCATCAGTAATTGCTGCTGTAACAAAAAAATTTGCTTCCAAACGTATAGAATCTGGTGATGAAGAAGAGGCGTGGTATCCACAATTGCATTCTTTTGCTGTTGGATTAAAAGGTGCTCCAGATTTAATTGCTGCACAAAAAGCTGCCGACCATATTGGCACTATCCATCACGAGATTAACTTTACTATTCAGGAAGGGCTCGATGCTATCCGCGATGTTATTTACCATTTAGAAACTTATGATGTTACTACGATAAGAGCTTCTACACCGATGTATTTATTATCACGTGTGATCAAATCTATGGGGATAAAAATGGTTCTTTCAGGAGAAGGTTCTGATGAGTTATTTGGAGGATATTTGTACTTTCATAAAGCACCGAATGCTAAAGAATTTCATGAAGAGACAGTTCGTAAATTGAAGAAATTGTATTTATATGACTGTTTGCGTGCTAATAAATCTTTAGCGGCATGGGGTGTGGAGGGACGTGTTCCATTTTTAGATAAGGAATTCATGGATGTTGCCATGACGATCAACCCAAAGGATAAAATGATTAAGGATGGTAAAATGGAAAAGTGGGTGTTACGTAAAGCATTTGAAGATTATTTACCAGAAAGTATTGCCTGGAGACAAAAAGAGCAATTTTCTGATGGTGTAGGTTATAGTTGGATCGATACTTTAAAAGAACAGGCTGAAAGTAAAGTAAGTGATGCCGTATTTGCAGGTGCGGCGGAAAGATTTCCTATCAATCCTCCTAAAAATAAGGAAGAGTTTTTATACCGTACGATCTTTGAATCACATTTCCCTTCAGAAGCGGCTGCTAAAACAGTGCCCTCTGTTAAGTCTGTTGCTTGCAGTACTCCTGAAGCTTTATTATGGGATGCGTCATTTCAAAACTTAAATGATCCATCGGGCAGAGCTGTTGCTGCGGTTCATAATGATAGTTATGTTAAAAAAGAGGTATTGGCTGATTAA
- a CDS encoding Crp/Fnr family transcriptional regulator, whose product MKALLHHYENLAIKQSDLNKIMTGHELLHFSKNDFLLRKDEKAHEYYILESGLIRSFIHDYNGNEITTDFFGDHDVVIEVTSLFLQFPSPENLQCLTDCSVWKIDFNTFQSLYHTIPAFNEWGRSWMTYALHINKKRFIDMVSLSATERYHNLISTKPQIIKQAALKYIASYLGITDTSLSRIRKEI is encoded by the coding sequence ATGAAAGCTTTACTTCATCATTATGAAAATCTAGCAATTAAACAAAGTGACCTAAATAAAATAATGACCGGACATGAGCTTCTTCATTTTTCTAAAAATGATTTTTTACTCCGCAAAGACGAAAAGGCACATGAATACTATATTTTGGAAAGTGGCCTGATAAGGTCATTTATTCATGATTATAATGGAAATGAAATTACAACTGATTTCTTTGGTGATCATGATGTAGTTATCGAAGTCACTTCACTTTTTCTTCAATTTCCTTCTCCCGAAAATCTTCAATGTTTAACTGACTGTAGCGTTTGGAAAATTGATTTTAATACCTTTCAATCTTTGTATCATACCATTCCAGCTTTTAATGAATGGGGACGATCATGGATGACCTATGCTTTACACATTAACAAAAAACGTTTTATAGATATGGTTTCACTTTCTGCTACCGAACGCTATCATAATTTAATCAGTACCAAACCCCAAATAATTAAGCAAGCAGCTTTAAAATATATAGCTTCATACCTAGGCATAACAGACACATCGTTAAGTCGAATCCGAAAAGAAATATAA
- a CDS encoding S9 family peptidase gives MKKLTLLLLLASSMAYGQRNLNIEETVFGPRTYAPTALISSNWIPNSNNISYLDKGYQNLVQKSATNTGSEEIILSKNDLQNALKTRIPNEQINLQIFPSDYKWEDANTISFILYTKQAHYHIAVNVKNKEIVHLLETKLEATNQEYATDYSKVAFLIGNNIQIKDNTGQLTVVTADTVDGILSGSDYTHRQEFGIKKGMWWNPQNDKLLYYRKDETMVTKYPLIQWDTRVASVKDIRYPMAGMKSEEVTLVIYDTKTKQKITLATGEPKEQFLTAVTWDPSGQSIYVGVLNREQNHLKLNQYNAQDGRLIKTLFEETASTWVEPQNDLLFLPNNPKQFLYQSDREGFNQLYLYNTDGKLIKKLGHQNLIVQQLGDFSPKGDLIYYTGVTNDGLDRQLFSVDLKTGKTIQLTQGTGTHNAKLNSDGSYILDQFSNLTTPNIVQIKATKSGKTEKIVESTNPFLGKINPPKIEFITLTSADGATPLTGRIIYPSDFDANKKYPVMYYLYGGSHSQLVTNKWLGGAGYFDMYMAQQGYIVFTMDNRGTDARGRAFATATHRQLGQAEMADQMKGIEFLKSKSFVDQNKMGIFGWSFGGFMTTSFMIHHNDIFKAAVAGGPVMDWKYYEVMYGERYMDMPQENPEGYKMTTLIDKADQLKGDLLIIHGAQDPVVVQQHSMEFVEACIKAGKQVDYFLYPTHEHNVSGKDRIHMYEKIARYFDLHLKK, from the coding sequence ATGAAAAAACTCACGCTACTTTTGTTATTAGCAAGTTCAATGGCTTATGGTCAGCGCAACTTGAATATAGAAGAAACAGTCTTTGGACCTCGTACATATGCCCCGACTGCCCTTATTAGCAGCAATTGGATACCCAACAGCAATAACATTAGTTATTTGGATAAGGGATATCAAAATTTAGTTCAGAAAAGTGCTACGAACACAGGGTCTGAGGAAATAATACTGAGCAAAAATGACTTACAAAATGCTTTAAAAACAAGGATTCCAAATGAGCAGATTAATTTGCAGATCTTTCCTAGTGATTATAAATGGGAGGATGCAAATACGATCAGCTTTATACTCTATACGAAACAAGCTCATTATCATATCGCTGTTAACGTAAAGAATAAAGAAATAGTTCATCTGTTGGAAACAAAGTTGGAGGCAACAAATCAAGAATATGCAACAGATTACAGTAAAGTAGCTTTTTTAATTGGTAATAATATACAAATTAAAGACAATACTGGGCAATTAACTGTTGTTACTGCAGATACAGTAGACGGTATTCTTAGTGGAAGTGACTATACGCATAGACAAGAATTTGGTATCAAAAAAGGTATGTGGTGGAACCCGCAAAATGACAAATTATTGTACTACCGCAAAGACGAGACGATGGTTACTAAGTATCCGCTTATCCAATGGGACACGCGTGTAGCTTCAGTCAAAGATATTCGCTACCCGATGGCGGGTATGAAAAGTGAAGAAGTTACCTTGGTCATTTATGATACGAAAACAAAACAAAAAATTACCCTTGCGACGGGAGAACCAAAAGAACAGTTTTTAACAGCGGTAACATGGGATCCTTCTGGACAATCAATTTATGTTGGGGTATTAAATCGTGAACAAAATCATCTAAAACTTAACCAATATAATGCACAAGATGGTCGTCTAATCAAAACATTATTTGAAGAAACAGCTTCGACATGGGTAGAACCTCAAAATGATTTATTGTTTTTACCAAATAACCCAAAACAATTTCTATATCAATCAGACAGAGAAGGTTTCAATCAACTTTACCTGTATAATACTGATGGTAAATTGATCAAAAAATTAGGACATCAAAATCTTATTGTACAGCAGCTAGGCGACTTTTCGCCAAAAGGAGATTTAATTTATTATACAGGTGTCACTAATGATGGCTTAGATCGTCAGCTATTTTCAGTAGACCTTAAAACCGGTAAAACAATACAATTAACACAGGGTACAGGAACGCACAATGCCAAATTAAACAGTGATGGCTCTTATATTTTAGACCAATTCAGTAATCTGACAACTCCAAATATTGTTCAGATAAAAGCTACAAAATCCGGTAAAACAGAAAAGATAGTGGAATCAACAAATCCGTTTTTAGGAAAGATCAATCCTCCTAAAATAGAATTTATCACGTTGACATCTGCAGATGGAGCAACACCTTTAACTGGCCGTATCATTTATCCAAGTGATTTTGACGCAAATAAAAAATATCCCGTGATGTATTACCTTTATGGAGGATCTCATTCACAATTAGTAACCAATAAATGGTTAGGCGGTGCGGGTTATTTTGATATGTACATGGCGCAACAAGGTTACATTGTATTCACAATGGACAATAGAGGAACAGACGCTCGTGGAAGAGCATTTGCAACAGCAACACACCGTCAATTAGGACAAGCAGAGATGGCTGATCAAATGAAAGGTATCGAGTTTTTGAAATCCAAATCGTTTGTTGATCAAAACAAGATGGGTATATTCGGCTGGAGTTTCGGTGGATTTATGACAACATCATTTATGATACACCATAACGACATCTTTAAAGCAGCAGTAGCAGGTGGTCCAGTAATGGATTGGAAATACTATGAAGTCATGTACGGAGAACGTTATATGGATATGCCTCAAGAAAATCCAGAAGGCTATAAAATGACTACACTAATTGATAAAGCAGATCAGCTGAAGGGCGACTTATTAATCATTCACGGAGCTCAAGACCCTGTAGTGGTACAACAGCACAGTATGGAGTTTGTAGAAGCATGTATCAAAGCAGGAAAACAGGTTGATTATTTCCTATACCCTACTCATGAACATAATGTTTCTGGGAAAGATCGCATTCATATGTATGAAAAAATTGCCAGATACTTTGACCTGCATTTAAAGAAATAA
- the aroQ gene encoding type II 3-dehydroquinate dehydratase: MKNILILNGPNLNLLGVREKSIYGAQDFDSYFSTLKNNYESVELSYFQSNTEGFIIDKLHEVGFEYDGIVLNAGAYTHTSVAIADAIAAINTPVVEVHISNVHTREEFRHHSYLSKNCVGVICGFGLDSYRLGVEALLAR; this comes from the coding sequence ATGAAAAACATATTAATTCTCAATGGACCTAATCTTAATTTATTAGGAGTCAGAGAAAAATCAATTTATGGAGCACAAGATTTTGATAGTTATTTTTCAACTTTAAAAAATAACTATGAATCTGTTGAGTTGAGTTATTTTCAAAGTAATACTGAAGGATTTATTATAGATAAATTGCATGAGGTAGGTTTTGAATACGACGGTATTGTACTCAATGCAGGGGCTTATACGCATACTTCTGTTGCAATTGCTGATGCTATTGCGGCTATTAATACTCCGGTTGTAGAGGTCCATATTTCAAATGTTCATACACGGGAGGAATTTAGGCATCATTCGTATTTGTCAAAGAATTGTGTAGGAGTCATTTGTGGCTTTGGTTTAGATAGCTATCGATTAGGAGTTGAAGCACTTCTTGCCCGCTAG